One genomic region from Euzebya tangerina encodes:
- a CDS encoding nucleotidyltransferase family protein produces the protein MTRATRRQLYDVLSWALAVSFDPLVAARRRPRAAWIAGAWEEVVAAARFHGVFGYLTRALRQSGVELPDQVVTQLREGNAISGAQYLAAVADLAVVARTLDERGIVWAGFKGPFLTELAHEAVHLRTFGDLDVLVAPSDIRAAVTALVAVGAHPMVEDHRRVLAEQRAEMHLVLPGGTQLDLHWDLVADGQRRADVSVPPAAALLGRRRQVLVDGHPRWTLGLADSALHVAMHATWSGGHRLIWVRDVSGLWTALAAQDASTDAIGSRLDGHAMVEQARSWGVVQPVSMALGRIPRFGGELPSVAGPLVAAGSSFTAALLRCLQSVHRPPVREGRQSIAMWHARSARDSTGAVLREMARYALAFPRRATYRRVGPPRADEAGTGLDELLSALSGQDAKAVEG, from the coding sequence GTGACGCGGGCGACCCGACGCCAGCTCTACGACGTCCTGTCCTGGGCGCTTGCGGTGTCGTTCGATCCGTTGGTGGCCGCGCGTCGGCGCCCACGAGCGGCGTGGATCGCGGGCGCCTGGGAGGAGGTGGTGGCGGCCGCTCGCTTCCACGGCGTCTTCGGCTATCTCACCCGTGCGCTGCGGCAGTCCGGCGTCGAGCTGCCGGACCAGGTGGTGACTCAGCTTCGTGAGGGCAACGCCATCAGCGGGGCGCAGTACCTCGCCGCCGTTGCGGACCTCGCCGTCGTGGCGCGCACCCTCGACGAGCGCGGCATCGTCTGGGCGGGGTTCAAGGGCCCCTTCCTGACGGAGTTGGCGCACGAGGCGGTGCACCTGCGGACCTTCGGCGACCTGGACGTGCTGGTCGCGCCGTCAGACATCCGTGCGGCCGTGACCGCGCTGGTCGCCGTGGGGGCCCACCCGATGGTGGAGGACCATCGTCGCGTCCTTGCGGAGCAGCGCGCCGAGATGCACCTGGTGCTGCCCGGCGGCACCCAGCTGGATCTTCACTGGGACCTGGTCGCCGACGGCCAGCGTCGCGCCGACGTGTCCGTCCCGCCCGCTGCGGCGCTGCTCGGTCGTCGTCGGCAGGTGCTCGTTGATGGCCACCCCCGGTGGACACTCGGCCTGGCCGACAGCGCCCTGCACGTGGCCATGCACGCGACGTGGAGCGGTGGGCACCGGCTGATCTGGGTGCGGGACGTCTCCGGGCTCTGGACGGCGCTTGCGGCTCAGGACGCGTCGACCGACGCCATTGGTTCACGGCTTGACGGCCACGCGATGGTCGAGCAGGCACGGTCCTGGGGGGTGGTCCAGCCCGTCTCGATGGCGCTCGGCCGCATACCGCGGTTCGGCGGTGAGCTGCCGTCGGTTGCTGGTCCGCTCGTGGCCGCGGGGTCGAGCTTCACGGCAGCCCTGCTGCGTTGCTTGCAGTCCGTCCACCGGCCGCCGGTCCGCGAGGGGCGTCAGAGCATCGCGATGTGGCATGCGCGATCGGCTCGGGACTCGACCGGCGCGGTCCTTCGGGAGATGGCGCGCTACGCGCTGGCCTTCCCGCGGCGCGCCACGTACCGACGGGTCGGTCCCCCACGGGCAGACGAGGCGGGTACCGGCCTGGACGAGCTGCTGAGCGCGCTCAGCGGCCAGGACGCCAAGGCGGTCGAGGGGTAG
- a CDS encoding PqqD family protein, which translates to MQLQLDDQRVSWREIDGEVIAVDLTRDEYLSLNHTGSLLWRELVAGATITDLVDRLVQAFAVDARTASRDVTEFVTTLRERRLLTDAAESRATRE; encoded by the coding sequence ATGCAGTTGCAACTGGATGATCAGCGCGTGAGCTGGCGTGAGATCGACGGTGAGGTGATCGCCGTCGACCTGACCCGTGATGAGTACCTCTCGCTCAACCACACCGGTTCGTTGCTGTGGCGAGAACTGGTCGCCGGTGCCACGATCACGGACCTGGTGGACCGTCTGGTCCAGGCCTTCGCGGTTGATGCTCGTACTGCATCTCGCGATGTGACCGAGTTCGTGACTACACTGCGCGAGAGACGACTACTGACCGACGCCGCCGAAAGTCGAGCTACACGTGAGTGA
- a CDS encoding sulfotransferase family 2 domain-containing protein has translation MDLRAVARRGIAVYERRRTRAIPPIVFFHLPKCGGTSVRIALRNRLSALGTGTSIAELDSAATRIVSERSGQSLLAVRQAWLDYQLARSDVQLVAGHVPWSPTVMHGDRSRVLVTLLRDPTEHLLSGYYFNRDKADSDHFGIPDSTTLGEYLDSPQAASSGAMFVSYFTDPAFRGDPSSEAAIEAAIRNLDSVDVVGVLEDLDAWLEQLQRRTGVTLRVERRNTSPTSAAERHQMLEPVLRARIHTVTRPNRILYEHVTQDLDEVLTEGGEPITGRTP, from the coding sequence ATGGATCTCCGCGCAGTCGCACGACGGGGCATCGCCGTGTACGAGCGCAGGCGAACCCGGGCCATCCCGCCCATCGTGTTCTTCCACCTCCCCAAGTGTGGCGGCACCAGCGTCCGCATCGCCCTGCGCAACCGTCTGTCCGCCCTCGGCACGGGCACCAGCATTGCCGAGCTGGATTCCGCCGCGACTCGAATCGTCTCCGAACGCAGCGGCCAGTCGCTCCTCGCCGTCCGTCAGGCGTGGCTGGACTATCAGCTCGCTCGATCCGACGTCCAGCTCGTGGCGGGCCACGTGCCCTGGTCGCCGACGGTGATGCACGGTGACCGCAGCCGGGTGCTCGTCACGCTCCTGCGTGACCCCACGGAGCACCTGCTGAGCGGTTACTACTTCAACCGGGACAAGGCCGACAGCGATCACTTCGGGATTCCGGACTCGACCACACTCGGCGAGTACCTGGACTCACCACAAGCTGCGAGCTCGGGCGCCATGTTCGTCAGCTACTTCACCGATCCGGCGTTCCGTGGCGACCCGAGCAGCGAAGCGGCCATCGAGGCCGCCATCCGGAACCTGGATTCGGTTGATGTGGTCGGTGTCCTGGAGGACCTCGATGCCTGGCTCGAGCAGCTGCAGCGCCGCACGGGCGTGACCCTCCGGGTCGAACGCCGCAACACGAGCCCGACGTCAGCCGCGGAACGTCACCAGATGCTCGAGCCCGTGCTGCGCGCGCGCATCCACACCGTCACCCGGCCCAACCGCATCCTCTACGAGCACGTCACTCAGGACCTCGACGAGGTTCTCACCGAGGGCGGCGAGCCCATCACCGGGCGGACGCCGTAG
- a CDS encoding O-antigen ligase family protein: protein MATVEPLVRVRPDRDRPSGLVAGLVVIAAVALGATTVLLPVWVGAALLGLALLVGVATLTLQRFEALALLMLAGRAALDLTHVPGASVLRPSVVVTLGFAVVAVLWLVSRAKIGELRLSPVTWSALALAVAATVSIVFSERTGAAAEGALRFWILAIMFTTFEHLARRPGPVTGRLTEYDPQQIGRIVMGVLIGSVVPLIVGLLQIARGVGRIEGSLSHPNTFGFFLTVMLIVGVAAVPMTRGALRVAVVGLVAVTAIELVLTYSRSSYLAVVVAVIAMAVVARRYWVLPVIILAVVGMLFVPSVQERLSDLNADRSLRGTAGNSLVWRLDYWQELGDLASDVPATGIGSTVITDVSSNGKPAHNDIVKAYVETGVIGLLAYLTFVGVLITTVIRLIGQRHTRGWPRALTIGSSGVLAAFLVASLASNIIQQLVSLWYLMAFMATASSVAWARSHGERTPARVDATASAR from the coding sequence ATGGCGACCGTCGAGCCGCTCGTCCGCGTTCGGCCGGACCGAGACCGACCATCCGGGCTGGTCGCGGGCCTGGTGGTCATCGCAGCAGTGGCCCTCGGCGCGACGACGGTGCTGCTGCCCGTCTGGGTTGGTGCCGCGCTGCTGGGCCTGGCACTCCTGGTCGGCGTGGCCACGTTGACCCTCCAGCGGTTCGAGGCGCTCGCGCTGCTCATGCTGGCCGGCCGGGCGGCCTTGGACCTGACCCACGTCCCCGGTGCGTCGGTTCTGCGCCCCTCCGTCGTGGTGACGTTGGGCTTTGCGGTGGTGGCCGTCCTGTGGCTGGTGAGCCGAGCGAAGATCGGCGAGCTTCGCCTCTCGCCCGTGACCTGGTCTGCGCTGGCACTGGCTGTCGCCGCGACCGTGTCGATCGTGTTCTCCGAGCGCACCGGCGCGGCCGCCGAGGGTGCGCTCCGCTTCTGGATCCTCGCGATCATGTTCACGACGTTCGAACACCTCGCCCGCAGGCCCGGTCCGGTGACCGGGCGGCTGACCGAGTACGACCCCCAGCAGATCGGTCGGATCGTCATGGGCGTGCTGATCGGGTCGGTCGTGCCGCTGATCGTGGGCCTCCTCCAGATCGCCCGTGGTGTCGGCAGGATCGAAGGGTCGCTCTCCCACCCCAACACCTTCGGGTTCTTCCTCACCGTCATGCTGATCGTCGGCGTGGCGGCGGTCCCCATGACCCGTGGGGCCCTCCGGGTCGCGGTGGTCGGTCTCGTGGCCGTCACCGCGATCGAGCTGGTACTGACCTACTCCCGATCCAGCTACCTGGCCGTCGTCGTCGCGGTGATCGCCATGGCCGTGGTCGCGCGACGGTACTGGGTTCTGCCGGTGATCATCCTGGCCGTGGTCGGCATGCTGTTCGTCCCGAGCGTGCAGGAGCGCCTCTCCGACCTGAACGCCGACCGCAGCCTGCGAGGCACCGCTGGCAACAGCCTGGTGTGGCGGCTGGACTACTGGCAGGAGCTTGGAGATCTGGCCTCGGATGTGCCGGCAACGGGCATCGGCAGCACGGTGATCACCGACGTCAGCTCCAATGGGAAGCCCGCGCACAACGACATCGTCAAGGCGTACGTGGAGACCGGCGTCATCGGGCTGCTCGCCTACCTGACGTTCGTGGGAGTTCTGATCACAACGGTCATCCGCCTGATCGGGCAGCGGCACACCCGAGGCTGGCCGCGGGCGCTCACCATCGGCAGCTCGGGGGTCCTGGCCGCATTCCTGGTCGCCAGCCTGGCCAGCAACATCATCCAACAGCTGGTCTCGCTGTGGTACCTGATGGCCTTCATGGCTACCGCGTCATCGGTCGCCTGGGCTCGCAGCCACGGCGAACGCACACCGGCCCGTGTCGACGCTACGGCGTCCGCCCGGTGA
- a CDS encoding sulfotransferase, with product MTANEQTPAKAVVLLSTKSSGSSVVQDVLASTGRIRHVEHTRHQQHETLFWTKAASVLGRPQRDMLDSEVPIPPERARQDLIRLLADNTDDLPSDMPSDDDGLVFEGWRRLVEAHRPVFFEKSPHHLVQRPCLALLVEAMERVPSIEMQLVGLVRHPMDTLYSAYRRWRTPPEALQFEWAEAYRNLQWLSSTRPDHVQVIRYEDVVADPGVLAPVTRFCGVDDARLDAGRLHAGSIGAWRTDGRFGFTPDRSVVELAGEFGYDPASMTNEPSRTWPVRRRVERVVVRTGRRIMGVR from the coding sequence ATGACCGCCAACGAACAGACCCCGGCGAAGGCGGTCGTGCTCCTCTCGACGAAGTCGTCCGGGTCCAGTGTCGTCCAGGACGTCCTGGCCAGCACCGGTCGGATCCGCCATGTCGAGCACACCCGCCACCAGCAGCACGAGACCCTGTTCTGGACCAAGGCCGCCTCGGTCCTGGGCCGGCCGCAGCGGGACATGCTGGACAGCGAGGTGCCGATCCCACCGGAGCGCGCCCGTCAGGACCTCATCCGCCTGCTGGCCGACAACACCGACGATCTGCCGTCCGACATGCCGAGCGATGACGACGGCCTGGTGTTCGAGGGGTGGCGACGACTGGTCGAGGCGCACCGTCCGGTGTTCTTCGAGAAGAGCCCCCACCACTTGGTGCAGCGGCCGTGTCTCGCACTGCTGGTCGAGGCCATGGAACGGGTGCCGTCCATCGAGATGCAACTGGTCGGTCTGGTGCGACATCCGATGGACACCCTCTACTCGGCCTACCGCCGGTGGCGGACGCCGCCCGAAGCGCTGCAGTTCGAGTGGGCCGAGGCGTATCGCAACCTGCAGTGGCTGAGCTCGACCCGTCCCGACCACGTCCAGGTCATCCGATACGAGGACGTGGTGGCTGACCCCGGCGTCCTCGCTCCGGTCACCCGCTTCTGCGGCGTGGACGACGCACGGCTCGACGCCGGCCGTCTGCACGCCGGCTCGATCGGGGCGTGGCGGACGGATGGTCGCTTCGGGTTCACCCCTGACCGCTCGGTGGTGGAGCTGGCCGGCGAGTTCGGGTACGACCCGGCCTCGATGACCAACGAGCCGTCACGGACCTGGCCCGTTCGCCGCCGCGTCGAGCGGGTGGTCGTGCGGACCGGTCGCCGGATCATGGGGGTCCGCTGA
- a CDS encoding sulfotransferase: MTVRNSLATKIRRNLHWGRTHGWANLLEEHDLQPTVRARRMAAALRWRAGNPRPTTITTTFVVGAQRSGTNMMVYGLGNAPEVVMYNEGDRRAYRNFALRSDERLAELVAGSRYPHVVFKPLLDSHRTLDLLSLPTLEGPTRAVWAYRDVDGRVRSYLAKFGDINLRVMQALARGGARNHWQTQGIAEADAAWVASLDVDRMTPESGAALFWYLRNRLYFTLGLDRRDDVRLARYGDFTRDPEAAMSDLCAFLGITYRPALVAHIERRPAATRAPLDIDPAIRERCEALGAQLDHAARVGQVEG, from the coding sequence GTGACCGTTCGAAACAGCCTGGCGACCAAGATCCGGCGGAATCTCCACTGGGGTCGGACGCACGGCTGGGCGAACCTCCTCGAGGAGCACGATCTGCAGCCGACAGTTCGGGCACGGCGGATGGCCGCTGCCCTGCGATGGCGCGCCGGCAACCCACGACCGACGACCATCACCACCACGTTCGTCGTCGGTGCGCAGCGATCCGGGACGAACATGATGGTCTACGGCCTCGGCAACGCCCCCGAGGTCGTGATGTACAACGAGGGCGACCGACGGGCCTATCGCAACTTCGCGCTGCGGTCCGACGAACGACTTGCCGAGCTGGTCGCGGGCAGCCGCTACCCCCACGTCGTGTTCAAGCCGCTGCTGGACAGCCATCGCACCCTCGACCTGCTGTCGCTGCCGACCCTCGAGGGACCGACCAGAGCCGTCTGGGCCTACCGCGATGTCGACGGTCGGGTCCGCTCCTACCTCGCCAAGTTCGGGGACATCAACCTGCGGGTGATGCAGGCGCTTGCCCGAGGTGGCGCACGGAACCACTGGCAGACGCAGGGGATCGCGGAGGCGGACGCTGCCTGGGTGGCATCCCTGGACGTCGATCGGATGACCCCGGAGAGCGGCGCGGCGCTGTTCTGGTACCTGCGCAACCGCCTCTACTTCACCCTCGGCCTCGACCGCCGTGATGACGTGCGACTCGCCCGCTACGGCGACTTCACCCGTGACCCCGAGGCCGCCATGTCCGATCTGTGCGCCTTCCTCGGCATCACCTACCGGCCGGCACTCGTGGCCCACATCGAACGCCGTCCGGCGGCCACGCGGGCGCCGCTGGACATCGACCCCGCCATCCGGGAGCGCTGTGAGGCCCTCGGCGCCCAACTCGACCACGCTGCGCGAGTCGGGCAGGTGGAGGGATGA
- a CDS encoding glycosyltransferase family 2 protein: MAHTVSCVIPTYARATQLDDAVEAARAQTHMPAEVIVVDDGPQDASARQPVRDWAGSPLVVVVDNPDGQGASSARNTGAERASGSLLAFLDDDDRWDPTYLARALDRLESADVDLVVTWAWLCFEDGTRLPGPAMPEGLTVADVVAINPGLTGSNLVITRSAFDQIGGFDPALTVSNDKDLLVRFLDAGLRYAVVEDRLVRKTEHERDRLTRPSLARVAALGAYERKHADRLSRRQRWQLRAKRARVRRRAAESLLDRSRATGVLLVCLILGGPVEGLPRALQRLLAGQRSAPGQEG, from the coding sequence ATGGCTCACACCGTGAGTTGTGTGATTCCCACCTACGCACGGGCGACACAGCTCGATGACGCCGTCGAAGCCGCTCGGGCGCAGACGCACATGCCGGCGGAGGTGATCGTGGTCGACGACGGCCCGCAAGACGCCTCGGCTCGTCAGCCGGTCCGCGACTGGGCCGGGTCGCCGCTGGTGGTGGTGGTCGACAATCCCGACGGACAGGGGGCGTCCAGCGCCAGGAACACCGGGGCGGAGCGGGCCAGCGGATCGCTGCTCGCCTTCCTGGACGACGACGACCGCTGGGACCCGACCTACCTGGCCCGGGCCCTCGACCGGCTCGAGTCAGCCGACGTCGACCTGGTCGTCACCTGGGCCTGGCTCTGCTTCGAGGACGGGACGCGCCTGCCGGGACCGGCCATGCCGGAGGGCCTCACGGTGGCGGACGTGGTCGCGATCAACCCGGGACTGACCGGATCCAACCTGGTGATCACACGCAGTGCGTTCGACCAGATCGGCGGGTTCGATCCGGCACTGACCGTGTCGAACGACAAGGACCTCCTGGTGCGGTTCCTCGATGCCGGGCTGCGCTACGCCGTCGTCGAGGACCGTCTCGTGCGCAAGACCGAACATGAACGGGACCGACTCACCCGACCATCCCTTGCGCGGGTTGCTGCCCTCGGCGCGTACGAGCGGAAGCACGCCGACCGCCTGAGCCGTCGCCAGCGCTGGCAGCTTCGGGCGAAGCGGGCGCGGGTGCGGCGTCGGGCTGCCGAGTCGCTGCTCGACCGGTCACGCGCGACCGGCGTGCTGCTGGTCTGCCTCATCCTCGGCGGGCCGGTCGAGGGGCTCCCCCGAGCCCTGCAGCGGCTGCTGGCCGGCCAGCGCTCGGCTCCCGGGCAGGAGGGCTGA
- a CDS encoding GTPase domain-containing protein — protein sequence MASHSSDPVVSDATVAGSTGSLMAALDALRQELVGLPLTGTTPSARRAARARDAVANLISKAVEPSAAASPPLRVAVVGATGVGKSTLLNALSGSPVATVSAVRPTTTAPVWVTASGQRSRDSAPHLAGVDVVQAPGLPPGLMLVEVPDPGPGLTALVPTGPEGDPVLPLDAWDVHLVVTSTTRYGDQTLWERLAELRDAEADVVIVMTKVAAGRPGTIHQDLRRKARALGLGDVEILSGSDPATVLSALSDRLDRRRGVSPAATTGLHAAGTAGLPLASLPRQLAPVLDELAEAALTSLTAQAVTRLLSQLAQASRSSAVFADIGGEDATDIDAGSTVHGRVERALVELRGLLQTACRELPPWYRRRLAQARPGLEVRSSLAADVAFERDVLAWLARFDPPRTSLVAPTDVAADPSTPTVLVVVETLRSPTAQIEHLTGGTTTEAATALDSPGLAMCRELARVISVAISTHLAPANGRPAGVPAASTPAQDEVLRRRLDAVMEALGQP from the coding sequence GTGGCATCCCACTCGAGCGATCCGGTGGTGTCGGATGCCACAGTCGCGGGGTCGACGGGGTCGCTCATGGCGGCCCTGGATGCGCTGCGGCAGGAGCTCGTCGGGTTGCCCCTGACCGGCACGACGCCGTCGGCTCGCCGGGCAGCGAGGGCACGTGACGCTGTGGCGAATCTGATCAGCAAGGCCGTGGAACCATCGGCGGCAGCATCGCCGCCGCTCCGTGTTGCCGTCGTGGGTGCCACCGGGGTGGGCAAGTCGACGCTGCTGAACGCGCTGTCAGGATCTCCCGTGGCCACCGTGTCAGCGGTCCGCCCGACGACGACGGCACCGGTGTGGGTCACCGCCTCGGGCCAGCGGTCCCGAGACTCGGCACCGCACCTTGCGGGCGTCGATGTGGTGCAGGCTCCGGGTCTGCCCCCGGGACTGATGCTGGTGGAGGTCCCCGATCCCGGACCTGGCCTGACGGCGCTGGTGCCGACGGGGCCGGAGGGGGACCCGGTGCTGCCGCTGGACGCCTGGGACGTCCACCTCGTGGTGACCTCGACGACCCGGTACGGGGATCAGACCCTGTGGGAGCGACTTGCCGAACTGCGTGATGCGGAGGCCGATGTGGTCATCGTCATGACCAAGGTGGCTGCCGGCCGGCCCGGGACCATCCATCAGGATCTTCGCCGGAAGGCCCGGGCACTGGGTCTTGGTGACGTGGAGATCCTGAGTGGGTCCGATCCCGCGACCGTCTTGTCGGCTCTGAGCGACCGACTTGATCGGAGACGCGGGGTCAGCCCCGCCGCAACGACCGGGCTCCACGCTGCGGGCACAGCTGGGCTGCCGTTGGCGTCGCTCCCGCGTCAGCTGGCACCGGTGCTCGACGAGCTCGCCGAAGCGGCCCTCACGTCGCTCACCGCGCAGGCGGTCACGCGCCTCCTGAGCCAGCTGGCACAGGCCAGCCGGTCATCAGCCGTGTTCGCCGACATCGGCGGGGAGGACGCCACGGACATCGACGCGGGCAGCACGGTGCACGGACGGGTGGAGCGTGCCCTGGTTGAGCTGCGTGGTCTGCTCCAGACGGCCTGTCGGGAGCTGCCGCCGTGGTACCGACGACGACTGGCCCAGGCGCGACCAGGGCTCGAGGTGCGTTCTTCCCTCGCCGCCGACGTGGCGTTCGAGCGGGATGTCCTGGCCTGGTTGGCGCGCTTCGATCCTCCTCGAACCAGTCTGGTCGCGCCGACCGATGTCGCTGCCGACCCGTCGACGCCGACGGTGCTGGTCGTGGTCGAGACGTTGCGCAGCCCGACGGCTCAGATCGAGCACCTGACGGGCGGTACCACGACGGAGGCTGCGACGGCTCTGGACAGTCCTGGCCTGGCGATGTGTCGCGAGCTCGCCAGGGTGATCAGCGTCGCCATCAGCACGCACCTCGCCCCGGCCAACGGCCGGCCTGCCGGGGTGCCGGCAGCCTCGACACCCGCGCAGGACGAGGTCCTTCGACGCCGGCTCGATGCGGTCATGGAAGCGCTGGGCCAGCCGTGA
- a CDS encoding GTPase domain-containing protein, producing the protein MTDPGQLITRAKALTAAADLVERYTSDPAATVAHATARRVMRRIVYGHDRTVVGLVGPTGVGKSSLFNALAGQRASPTSELRPTTDRPHGHVFGGPAHKLLDWYRVSARTSGPGPQGWESVVLLDLPDLDSLDLTHRETVERVVEHLDFLIWVVDPEKYADVRVQEAVLRPLVEYGLAVQVVINKADLIPAEERDVVRDHAAAVLAKLLHETGRTSLDPLLVSAGTGIGQDQLRQRVAAVTADRERVLAPLARDLQTAADQLEPSTWMPTVDEATADQALADLIELYDLDTVMAARAGSRQARRRRMAAWPPLRPLLGVAGSGGAVVARDPDQVTATLDELADGVVGEHHGPWASAARRGMLAGAGDLTTAVNDQLDQDDPTDRQDGSTSPARARGTGWPGLVGEVQNWLMVATVAIGGLVAWTTLVGDTGPQIGTRQLILPTGTPVVAALVGAVALGLVLTAVGWLLAGRAHAAELPRHEDLLALVERAVDRAVMRRAESVLRARNRVVALTDLAAGRPDRRP; encoded by the coding sequence GTGACGGACCCGGGACAGTTGATCACACGCGCCAAGGCGCTGACAGCGGCCGCGGATCTGGTGGAGCGATACACCAGCGACCCTGCGGCGACGGTGGCGCATGCCACGGCTCGGCGGGTGATGCGGCGCATCGTCTACGGGCACGACCGGACCGTGGTCGGACTGGTCGGTCCGACCGGCGTTGGCAAGTCATCCCTGTTCAATGCCCTGGCCGGACAGCGGGCGTCACCCACGTCCGAGCTCCGGCCGACCACCGACCGACCGCACGGGCATGTCTTCGGCGGACCGGCGCACAAGCTCCTGGACTGGTATCGGGTCTCCGCCCGCACCTCGGGTCCCGGACCGCAGGGGTGGGAGTCGGTCGTCCTGCTCGACCTCCCGGACCTGGACTCGCTGGACCTCACCCACCGGGAGACGGTCGAGCGGGTGGTCGAGCACCTCGACTTCCTCATCTGGGTGGTCGACCCCGAGAAGTACGCTGACGTGCGGGTCCAGGAGGCCGTTCTTCGGCCGCTGGTCGAGTACGGCCTGGCCGTTCAGGTCGTCATCAACAAGGCCGACCTGATCCCGGCTGAAGAGCGTGATGTGGTACGGGACCACGCGGCTGCTGTGCTTGCCAAGTTGCTGCACGAGACGGGCCGCACGTCGCTCGACCCGCTGCTCGTCTCCGCGGGTACGGGCATCGGGCAGGATCAGCTCAGGCAGCGGGTGGCAGCGGTCACCGCGGACCGGGAACGGGTGTTGGCGCCGCTTGCCCGAGACCTGCAGACGGCCGCCGATCAGCTGGAGCCCTCGACCTGGATGCCGACGGTTGACGAGGCCACGGCCGACCAGGCGCTGGCGGACCTGATCGAGCTCTACGACCTGGACACGGTGATGGCAGCCCGTGCGGGGTCGCGCCAGGCGCGCCGCCGTCGGATGGCCGCCTGGCCACCGCTGCGGCCACTGCTCGGGGTGGCAGGGTCCGGCGGTGCGGTCGTCGCGCGTGACCCTGACCAGGTGACGGCGACACTCGATGAGCTGGCGGACGGGGTCGTCGGTGAGCACCACGGCCCCTGGGCCTCGGCGGCTCGACGCGGGATGCTGGCAGGTGCGGGCGATCTGACCACGGCGGTGAACGACCAGCTGGACCAGGACGATCCCACCGACCGGCAGGACGGATCGACCTCACCGGCCCGAGCCCGGGGAACCGGATGGCCCGGCCTCGTCGGCGAGGTCCAGAACTGGCTCATGGTCGCGACCGTGGCCATCGGGGGACTGGTTGCCTGGACCACCCTGGTCGGCGATACCGGCCCGCAGATCGGCACCCGACAACTGATCCTGCCGACCGGCACTCCGGTCGTAGCGGCACTGGTCGGAGCGGTGGCGCTCGGGCTGGTGCTGACCGCAGTCGGCTGGCTGCTGGCCGGACGGGCGCACGCCGCGGAGCTACCGCGCCACGAGGATCTCCTCGCCCTGGTCGAGCGAGCCGTCGACCGCGCCGTCATGCGACGCGCAGAGTCGGTGCTCCGGGCGCGGAATCGCGTCGTGGCCCTGACCGACCTCGCAGCCGGTCGACCGGACCGTCGCCCGTGA
- a CDS encoding glycosyltransferase family 4 protein — MTRPLHIAFIGQRGLPATYGGIEHHVEELGSRLAERGHRVTVFCRDNYGAACPVDRPQWFRGMRLITLPTVRTKHCEAIVHSAAAAAFTVGRVPFDVVHYHALGPGLVSPITRWGSSARVVQTVHGLDNHRAKWGGAAQKLLTLGEHASARVPDRTLVVSESLRKHYAVEHGRDVEHIPNGVVAPTPSDTDGVRRELGLDSRPYVLFVGRLVPEKAPDVLLEAFRRIRNRDVQLVLAGGSSFTDRFVASLREQASRDSRVTLTGFVYGETLRALYAGARMFVLPSRLEGLPLTLLEAASHGISVIASNIAPHREVVSVSGPGRRLVQTDPSDLAAAIDSELDDPERGRVGAERLRSEVLRRYDWEEVTSRTEQVYRELVADRPRSLAA; from the coding sequence ATGACCCGTCCACTCCACATCGCATTCATCGGCCAGCGTGGTCTCCCAGCCACGTATGGCGGAATCGAACATCACGTCGAAGAGCTGGGCTCACGTCTGGCTGAGCGCGGGCACCGCGTCACGGTGTTCTGTCGCGACAACTACGGGGCAGCTTGCCCGGTCGATCGCCCGCAGTGGTTCCGCGGCATGCGACTGATCACGCTGCCGACGGTGCGGACCAAGCACTGCGAGGCGATCGTCCACAGCGCTGCGGCCGCTGCATTCACCGTCGGTCGGGTCCCCTTCGACGTCGTCCACTACCACGCACTCGGACCGGGGCTGGTCAGTCCCATCACTCGCTGGGGGTCGTCCGCCCGCGTGGTCCAGACGGTTCACGGCCTGGACAACCATCGCGCGAAGTGGGGCGGGGCCGCACAGAAGCTGCTCACCCTCGGGGAGCACGCCAGCGCCCGCGTTCCCGACCGGACGTTGGTCGTCAGCGAGTCGTTGCGCAAGCACTACGCGGTCGAGCACGGCCGTGACGTGGAGCACATCCCGAACGGTGTCGTCGCACCCACCCCGTCCGACACCGACGGCGTCCGTCGTGAGCTGGGTCTGGACAGCCGGCCGTACGTCTTGTTCGTCGGTCGGCTGGTGCCCGAGAAGGCCCCCGATGTCCTCCTGGAGGCCTTCCGGCGCATTCGCAACCGTGATGTCCAGCTGGTCTTGGCCGGCGGCTCCAGCTTCACCGATCGCTTCGTCGCCAGCCTGCGCGAGCAGGCCAGCAGGGACTCTCGCGTGACGCTGACCGGCTTCGTGTACGGCGAGACGTTGCGCGCCCTGTACGCGGGTGCACGCATGTTCGTGCTGCCCTCCCGGCTCGAGGGACTGCCCCTGACCCTGCTGGAGGCAGCCTCACACGGCATCTCGGTGATCGCCAGCAACATCGCGCCCCACCGCGAGGTCGTCTCCGTATCGGGTCCGGGCCGACGGCTGGTACAGACCGACCCATCAGATCTGGCCGCTGCGATCGACAGCGAGCTCGATGATCCCGAGCGAGGCCGGGTGGGCGCCGAGCGCCTTCGCAGTGAGGTCCTCCGGCGCTACGACTGGGAGGAGGTCACCAGCCGGACCGAGCAGGTCTACCGCGAGCTGGTCGCTGACCGACCCCGGTCCCTGGCCGCCTGA